The following are encoded in a window of Mustela nigripes isolate SB6536 chromosome 3, MUSNIG.SB6536, whole genome shotgun sequence genomic DNA:
- the FZD5 gene encoding frizzled-5: MARPDPSAPPSLLLLLLAQLAGRAAAASKAPVCQEITVPMCRGIGYNLTHMPNQFNHDTQDEAGLEVHQFWPLVEIHCSPDLRFFLCSMYTPICLPDYHKPLPPCRSVCERAKAGCSPLMRQYGFAWPERMSCDRLPVLGRDAEVLCMDYNRSEATTAPPRPFPAKPTLPGPAGAPASGGECAAGGPSVCKCREPFVPILKESHPLYNKVRTGQVPNCAVPCYQPSFSPDERTFATFWIGLWSVLCFISTSTTVATFLIDMERFRYPERPIIFLSACYLCVSLGFLVRLVVGHASVACSREHSHIHYETTGPALCTVVFLLVYFFGMASSIWWVILSLTWFLAAGMKWGNEAIAGYAQYFHLAAWLIPSVKSITALALSSVDGDPVAGICYVGNQNLNSLRGFVLGPLVLYLLVGTLFLLAGFVSLFRIRSVIKQGGTKTDKLEKLMIRIGIFTLLYTVPASIVVACYLYEQHYRESWEAALTCACPGPDAGQPRAKPEYWVLMLKYFMCLVVGITSGVWIWSGKTVESWRRFTSRCCCRPRRGHKSGGATAAGDYDASAALTGRTGPPGPPTAAAAAAAYHKQVSLSHV; the protein is encoded by the coding sequence ATGGCTCGGCCTGACCCGTCCGCACCGCcctcgctgctgctgctgctcctggcgCAGCTGGCGGGCCGGGCGGCGGCTGCCTCCAAGGCCCCCGTGTGCCAGGAAATCACAGTGCCCATGTGCCGCGGCATCGGCTACAACCTGACGCACATGCCCAACCAGTTCAACCACGACACGCAGGACGAGGCTGGCCTGGAGGTGCACCAGTTCTGGCCGCTGGTGGAGATCCACTGCTCGCCGGACCTGCGCTTCTTCCTGTGCTCCATGTACACGCCCATCTGCCTGCCGGACTACCACAAGCCGCTGCCGCCCTGCCGCTCGGTGTGCGAGCGCGCCAAGGCCGGCTGCTCGCCGCTCATGCGGCAGTACGGCTTCGCCTGGCCGGAGCGCATGAGCTGCGACCGCCTCCCGGTGCTGGGCCGCGACGCCGAGGTCCTGTGCATGGATTACAACCGCAGCGAGGCCACCACGGCGCCCCCCAGGCCCTTCCCGGCCAAACCCACCCTCCCAGGCCCAGCAGGGGCCCCGGCCTCCGGGGGCGAGTGCGCCGCCGGGGGCCCGTCGGTGTGCAAGTGCCGCGAGCCCTTCGTGCCCATTCTGAAGGAGTCGCACCCGCTCTACAACAAGGTGCGCACGGGCCAGGTGCCCAACTGCGCGGTGCCCTGCTACCAGCCCTCCTTCAGCCCCGATGAGCGCACGTTCGCCACCTTCTGGATTGGCCTGTGGTCTGTGCTGTGCTTCATCTCCACCTCCACCACGGTGGCCACCTTCCTAATAGACATGGAACGCTTCCGCTACCCTGAGCGCCCCATCATCTTCCTGTCCGCCTGCTACTTGTGCGTGTCGCTGGGCTTCCTGGTGCGCCTGGTGGTGGGCCATGCCAGCGTCGCCTGCAGCCGCGAGCATAGCCACATTCACTACGAGACAACAGGCCCCGCGCTGTGCACCGTCGTCTTCCTGCTGGTCTACTTCTTTGGGATGGCCAGCTCCATCTGGTGGGTCATCCTGTCGCTCACCTGGTTCTTGGCGGCCGGCATGAAGTGGGGCAACGAGGCCATCGCCGGCTACGCCCAGTACTTCCACCTGGCCGCGTGGCTCATCCCCAGCGTCAAGTCCATCACGGCGCTGGCGCTGAGCTCGGTGGACGGGGACCCGGTGGCCGGCATCTGCTACGTGGGCAACCAGAACCTGAACTCGCTCCGCGGCTTCGTGCTGGGCCCGCTGGTGCTCTACCTGCTGGTGGGCACCCTCTTCCTGCTGGCGGGCTTCGTGTCGCTCTTCCGCATCCGCAGCGTCATCAAGCAGGGCGGCACCAAGACGGACAAGCTGGAGAAGCTGATGATCCGCATCGGCATCTTCACGCTGCTCTACACGGTGCCGGCCAGCATCGTGGTGGCCTGCTACCTGTACGAGCAGCACTACCGCGAGAGCTGGGAGGCGGCGCTCACCTGCGCGTGCCCGGGCCCCGACGCCGGCCAGCCGCGCGCCAAGCCCGAGTACTGGGTGCTCATGCTCAAGTACTTCATGTGCCTCGTGGTGGGCATCACGTCGGGCGTCTGGATTTGGTCCGGCAAGACTGTGGAGTCGTGGCGGCGCTTCACGAgccgctgctgctgccgcccGCGGCGGGGCCACAAGAGCGGCGGCGCCACCGCGGCGGGGGACTATGACGCGAGCGCCGCGCTCACGGGCAGGACCGGGCCCCCGGGCCCCCCCAcggccgccgccgcggccgccgcctaCCACAAGCAGGTGTCCCTGTCGCACGTGTAG